In Limnobaculum parvum, one DNA window encodes the following:
- the cas7e gene encoding type I-E CRISPR-associated protein Cas7/Cse4/CasC: MTTFIQLHMLTAYAPANLNRDDTGRPKTAIMGGVERLRISSQSLKRAWRTSEMFEDALSSHIGVRTRQLGRKVYQQLIAGVIDEKLAMTISAKIAEQFGSLKKEKAPKDKLDNIDIEQLVHLSPEENQAVEQLVAILIAENREPTDGELKLLRGQAQGVDIALFGRMLASSPEFNVEAACQVAHALGVSAVTIEEDFFTAVDDLNLRENDMGSAFMGERGFASALFYSYICISRDLLLENLNGDETLVKRTLKALTETAMKVSPTGNQNSFASRAYANYALAEIGIQQPRSLAAAFFNPIRVEDQIVKAIQQLQQQRQRFDDAYGACADKYYEMNMEVGNGTLPELLEFIAQ, from the coding sequence ATGACAACGTTTATTCAACTTCATATGCTCACTGCCTATGCGCCAGCTAATTTGAATCGTGATGATACTGGGCGTCCTAAAACGGCCATTATGGGTGGTGTTGAACGTCTACGAATTTCCTCTCAAAGTTTGAAGCGAGCCTGGCGAACCTCTGAGATGTTTGAGGATGCCTTAAGTAGTCACATCGGTGTTCGTACCCGGCAGTTGGGCCGAAAAGTATACCAACAACTGATAGCCGGAGTTATTGATGAAAAGTTGGCGATGACGATATCCGCTAAGATTGCCGAACAGTTTGGTAGTTTAAAGAAAGAAAAAGCACCTAAAGATAAGCTGGATAATATTGATATTGAACAGTTAGTTCACCTGAGTCCGGAAGAGAATCAGGCAGTTGAACAGCTTGTTGCCATTTTGATTGCCGAAAATAGGGAACCAACGGATGGTGAGTTAAAACTACTGCGTGGTCAAGCTCAAGGTGTCGATATTGCTTTGTTTGGTCGGATGCTGGCCTCTAGCCCTGAGTTTAATGTTGAAGCCGCCTGTCAGGTTGCACATGCATTGGGTGTAAGTGCAGTTACGATAGAAGAGGATTTTTTCACTGCGGTGGATGATTTGAACCTCAGAGAAAATGATATGGGCTCCGCGTTTATGGGAGAGCGAGGTTTTGCTTCTGCGCTGTTTTACAGTTATATCTGCATTAGTCGCGATTTGCTGTTGGAAAACTTGAATGGTGATGAAACATTGGTTAAGCGTACGCTTAAAGCACTAACTGAAACTGCGATGAAAGTTTCTCCAACGGGAAACCAAAATAGTTTTGCCTCTCGGGCTTATGCAAACTATGCCTTGGCTGAAATTGGGATACAGCAACCACGATCGCTGGCTGCGGCTTTCTTTAATCCTATTCGTGTTGAAGATCAAATAGTTAAAGCAATACAGCAGTTGCAACAGCAACGCCAACGTTTTGATGATGCTTATGGCGCATGTGCAGATAAGTATTATGAGATGAATATGGAAGTAGGTAACGGCACATTGCCAGAATTACTGGAATTTATTGCCCAGTAA
- a CDS encoding CRISPR-associated helicase/endonuclease Cas3, whose protein sequence is MESDSYPTYFRYWGKTRKSDNDGGDAYHLLPYHCLDVAACGYELVVNNRFHAADILGALGFSRDEGAKWFAYFLSWHDIGKFARGFQQLWSHNNPALVSPVSGRNYSHRHDSLGYWLWKNQLCQNWREGQADFLPDENTKKDWIPALDVWLKISCGHHGRPPEKANDSALAFVSDDFREVESWLLELRQLFSIDSFPSFFADKSWVIRFKQQSWLLAGLTVLADWLGSNTFHFPLVSQPMPLDSYWQRAKRQAENAINQLPTISLINPFHHHHQLFPFIQQLTPLQQSSAELDISSNGSQLIIMEDVTGAGKTEAALILAHRLMTEGKADGLYIGLPTMATANAMYQRLAAAYRQLFHPDSYPSLILAHGARKMSSVFNQSIWQQGKSNDRQHYAQDEVSGSAACDYWFADSRKKSLLAEVGVGTIDQILMAVMPMNHQSLRMLGLYKKILLLDEIHAYDAYMVCLLERVLYFHAAQGGSAILLSATLPFSLREKLLNAFNSGAGYSLITPHPQADYPWLSHLHAQQLDESHVATRDEVKRQVAVNWLKAEDEAIVLIKQAIANGQCVCWIRNTVDEAILAYQQVLEDINPDNALLFHSRFAFIDRINIEQKVLTWFGKESGSSLRCGKVLIATQVIEQSLDIDLDLMISDLAPIDLLIQRAGRLQRHIRQNDGERKHTLPDERPLPLLHILAPEWQPDAGKDWLGPALKGTGFVYTDHACLWRTQAVLRDVGAIRMPEQARTLIDGVYESLISVPDALQKVEDNILGKVYGDQAAAKQILLVRDKGYDRNSSDLLWSKEIEISTRLSEDTIELYLAWLDNDQILQPYADDVDFSWEKSRVQIRDSLWRKISTNVSHLQSDELERFRQQIHRPDAQVMLLNQGKTSDYYSQVWGLWNNPR, encoded by the coding sequence ATGGAATCAGATAGCTATCCTACCTACTTTCGCTATTGGGGTAAAACACGGAAATCAGATAATGATGGGGGTGATGCTTATCATCTTTTGCCTTATCACTGCTTGGATGTGGCGGCTTGTGGCTATGAGTTAGTTGTTAATAATCGTTTTCATGCTGCTGATATACTTGGTGCGCTCGGCTTTTCTCGTGATGAAGGTGCTAAGTGGTTCGCTTATTTTCTTAGCTGGCATGATATTGGAAAATTTGCTCGAGGCTTCCAACAACTCTGGTCACATAACAACCCAGCTTTAGTTTCCCCTGTTAGCGGTAGAAACTATTCCCATAGACATGATTCATTGGGTTATTGGCTATGGAAAAATCAGTTATGTCAAAACTGGCGAGAAGGTCAGGCGGATTTCCTACCTGATGAAAATACAAAAAAAGACTGGATACCTGCATTAGATGTGTGGTTAAAGATAAGTTGTGGCCATCATGGAAGACCGCCAGAAAAAGCGAATGATAGCGCGTTAGCATTTGTATCCGATGATTTTCGCGAAGTGGAATCGTGGTTATTAGAATTACGTCAACTATTCTCTATTGATAGCTTTCCGAGTTTTTTTGCTGATAAATCTTGGGTAATACGCTTTAAGCAACAGAGCTGGTTGCTGGCAGGATTAACGGTGCTGGCTGATTGGCTAGGTTCAAATACTTTTCATTTTCCGTTGGTTAGTCAGCCAATGCCGTTAGACAGTTATTGGCAGAGAGCAAAGAGACAGGCAGAGAATGCCATCAATCAATTACCGACCATTTCATTAATTAATCCGTTTCATCACCATCATCAGCTTTTTCCATTTATCCAGCAATTGACACCGTTACAACAAAGCTCTGCAGAGTTAGATATTTCTTCGAATGGCTCGCAATTGATCATTATGGAAGATGTTACCGGCGCGGGAAAAACCGAAGCCGCACTGATTTTAGCTCATCGCTTAATGACAGAGGGAAAGGCGGATGGTCTATATATCGGACTGCCTACAATGGCGACGGCTAATGCCATGTATCAACGTTTGGCGGCAGCATATCGTCAGCTATTTCATCCTGACAGTTATCCATCGTTAATATTGGCTCACGGTGCTAGGAAGATGTCATCGGTCTTTAATCAATCTATTTGGCAGCAGGGGAAGTCGAATGATCGGCAACATTACGCGCAGGATGAGGTTAGTGGGAGTGCTGCATGTGATTATTGGTTTGCCGATTCGCGTAAAAAATCTTTGTTGGCTGAAGTTGGCGTAGGAACGATAGACCAGATTTTAATGGCGGTTATGCCAATGAACCATCAGTCACTACGGATGCTGGGACTATATAAAAAAATATTACTGCTGGATGAGATCCATGCTTATGACGCCTATATGGTGTGTTTACTAGAAAGAGTTTTGTATTTTCACGCAGCGCAGGGTGGTAGTGCCATTCTTTTGAGTGCCACCTTACCTTTTTCTCTACGGGAAAAACTATTGAATGCCTTCAATTCTGGTGCAGGTTATTCACTTATTACACCGCATCCTCAGGCTGATTATCCGTGGCTATCCCATTTACATGCACAACAGCTTGATGAAAGTCATGTAGCAACACGAGATGAAGTTAAACGGCAAGTGGCGGTTAACTGGCTAAAGGCTGAGGATGAAGCAATCGTGTTGATCAAACAGGCTATAGCGAATGGTCAATGCGTATGCTGGATTCGAAATACGGTAGATGAAGCGATTTTGGCTTACCAGCAAGTGTTAGAGGATATTAACCCTGATAACGCACTGCTATTTCACAGTCGTTTTGCTTTTATTGATCGTATCAATATAGAGCAAAAAGTATTGACGTGGTTTGGTAAAGAGAGCGGTTCCTCATTACGGTGTGGAAAAGTACTGATTGCAACACAAGTTATTGAACAAAGCTTGGATATCGATCTGGACTTGATGATTAGTGATTTAGCTCCGATAGATTTATTGATCCAACGAGCTGGTCGATTACAACGTCATATTCGACAGAACGATGGTGAGCGTAAACATACGCTACCGGATGAACGTCCTTTGCCTTTATTACATATTCTTGCGCCAGAATGGCAGCCTGATGCCGGGAAGGATTGGCTGGGGCCTGCGCTGAAAGGAACCGGGTTTGTGTATACCGACCATGCCTGCCTGTGGCGAACTCAGGCAGTATTGCGAGATGTAGGCGCGATTCGTATGCCTGAGCAGGCGCGCACGCTGATAGATGGTGTCTATGAGTCCCTGATATCTGTGCCAGATGCATTACAAAAAGTGGAAGATAATATATTGGGTAAAGTGTATGGCGATCAGGCGGCAGCAAAACAAATATTACTAGTTCGTGATAAGGGATATGACCGTAACTCCAGCGATTTGCTCTGGAGTAAGGAAATTGAAATATCCACACGTTTAAGTGAAGACACTATTGAGCTCTATTTAGCATGGTTAGATAACGATCAAATCTTACAGCCTTATGCCGATGATGTTGATTTTTCATGGGAGAAAAGTCGCGTGCAGATTCGTGATTCTCTATGGAGGAAAATATCAACAAACGTCTCTCATTTACAGAGTGATGAGCTAGAGCGATTTCGCCAGCAGATTCATCGACCAGACGCTCAAGTGATGCTGCTTAATCAAGGGAAAACATCTGACTACTATAGTCAAGTATGGGGATTGTGGAATAATCCCCGCTGA
- the cpoB gene encoding cell division protein CpoB → MNRNFRYRLLGLSLLVGVAAPGAAIAASDDERLTQLERISNAHGQLLTQLQQQFSDSQRDIDSLRGQIQTNQYQLEQIVERQKIILQQIDELGSKGASSAASTSSTSSASAATSAAASTSSGTEAASSGNEKQDYDNAVTLALEKKQYDDAITAFQSFVKQYPNSSYQPNANYWLGQLNYNKGKKDDASYYFASVVKNYPKSPKAAESMLKVGIIMQEKGDKDKAKAVYQRIISLYANSASAKQAEKRLSAL, encoded by the coding sequence ATGAACCGTAATTTCAGATATCGTTTATTAGGTCTGTCGTTACTGGTTGGCGTAGCAGCCCCTGGGGCTGCTATTGCTGCGTCAGATGATGAACGCCTCACTCAGCTGGAGCGTATATCTAACGCACATGGGCAATTGCTGACTCAATTGCAGCAGCAATTTTCCGATTCGCAGAGAGATATTGATAGTCTGCGCGGTCAGATCCAAACCAACCAGTATCAGTTAGAACAAATTGTCGAACGGCAAAAAATTATTTTGCAGCAGATAGATGAACTTGGCAGTAAAGGGGCTTCATCTGCCGCGAGCACGTCGAGTACTTCATCGGCCAGTGCAGCCACAAGCGCAGCAGCAAGTACCTCAAGCGGTACTGAGGCAGCCAGTAGTGGAAATGAAAAGCAGGATTACGATAATGCAGTAACCCTGGCTCTGGAGAAGAAACAATATGATGATGCCATTACTGCCTTCCAAAGTTTTGTAAAACAGTATCCAAACTCCAGCTATCAGCCAAATGCTAATTACTGGTTGGGGCAACTGAATTACAATAAAGGCAAAAAAGATGATGCGTCATACTATTTTGCATCCGTAGTGAAAAATTACCCTAAATCACCTAAAGCTGCTGAATCAATGTTGAAAGTGGGCATTATCATGCAGGAAAAAGGGGATAAGGATAAGGCTAAAGCTGTATATCAGCGCATTATCTCCCTGTACGCGAACAGCGCCAGCGCGAAACAAGCAGAGAAACGTTTAAGCGCCCTGTAA
- the cas2e gene encoding type I-E CRISPR-associated endoribonuclease Cas2e, which translates to MSMLVVVTEAVPQRLRGRLAIWLLEVRAGVYIGNTSRKVREMIWQQIIHLADEGNVVMGWATNTESGFDFQTWGDNRRIPVDLDGLRLVSFLPI; encoded by the coding sequence ATGTCGATGTTAGTGGTAGTGACTGAAGCGGTTCCTCAACGACTGAGAGGGAGGCTTGCTATTTGGTTACTTGAGGTGCGAGCAGGTGTTTATATTGGCAATACCTCGCGTAAGGTCAGGGAGATGATTTGGCAGCAAATTATACATCTTGCTGACGAAGGCAATGTGGTTATGGGATGGGCGACAAATACGGAGTCAGGATTTGACTTTCAAACATGGGGTGATAACCGCCGTATTCCGGTAGATCTGGATGGATTAAGGTTAGTCTCATTTCTACCCATTTAA
- the casB gene encoding type I-E CRISPR-associated protein Cse2/CasB — protein MSRNDTSEALIFRDKAACQVLNDWFDSLQERGRYDGSPRINGRAWRAQLRRVEFPHGIMVTDGYHHLAHRLNEFMQPKDVHSLSLALFAAVVVHASKNNQDGSFAQQLGAKINDRECVSRLRFDRLLAARTPDELCSRLIRVVKLRGELGINVVSLADGIFLWMQEWLARQENRELELNPFRRNNVRWASEYLLSTPHK, from the coding sequence ATGTCTAGAAATGATACTTCGGAGGCATTAATTTTTCGTGATAAAGCTGCGTGCCAGGTACTGAATGATTGGTTTGACAGTTTGCAAGAGCGTGGGCGTTATGATGGTTCACCACGCATTAATGGTCGAGCATGGCGGGCTCAATTGCGGCGAGTAGAGTTTCCACACGGAATTATGGTTACGGATGGATATCATCATCTGGCTCATCGGTTGAATGAATTCATGCAGCCAAAGGATGTGCACTCTCTTTCTTTAGCGTTGTTTGCTGCAGTAGTAGTTCATGCCAGTAAGAATAATCAAGATGGCAGCTTTGCCCAGCAGTTAGGGGCGAAAATTAACGATCGTGAATGTGTATCCCGCCTACGTTTTGACCGCCTGCTCGCTGCAAGAACGCCAGATGAACTTTGTAGCAGACTTATTCGCGTGGTTAAGTTACGTGGTGAGTTAGGAATAAATGTGGTTTCACTGGCGGATGGTATATTTCTTTGGATGCAAGAGTGGTTGGCCCGACAAGAAAATCGAGAGCTGGAGCTGAATCCATTTCGTCGTAATAACGTACGCTGGGCCAGTGAGTATCTGCTTAGTACACCGCATAAATAA
- the cas5e gene encoding type I-E CRISPR-associated protein Cas5/CasD: MSQYLLFQIYSPFVSWGEAAVGEVRHTSSVPSRSALLGILAAALGIRRDEEQRLAVFNQHYEFAVRPYLSREQWLRDYQTIEVPKENRKRHYFTRRDELTLAPDELNTMLTFREYHTDAFYFIAVRETVGAPVGLDKVADALRNPVFPLYFGRKSCPPALPLSPQILQGTLSDVLCQALEHALLNNDSPLFTLLSGENDLCYWEGEHEGMTVVETRQRSDQPLSRQRWQFTTRLQHSGNIKGDE, from the coding sequence ATGTCTCAATATCTACTATTTCAAATCTACTCACCGTTTGTCTCTTGGGGTGAGGCTGCAGTTGGCGAAGTTCGACATACATCATCTGTGCCCAGTCGTTCGGCCTTATTGGGGATATTGGCGGCTGCATTAGGGATTCGACGTGATGAAGAACAGCGTTTGGCTGTATTTAATCAACATTATGAATTTGCTGTTCGCCCATATCTTTCTCGTGAACAATGGTTAAGAGATTATCAAACCATTGAAGTACCAAAGGAAAATAGGAAGCGGCATTATTTTACTCGAAGAGATGAATTGACTCTGGCGCCTGATGAGCTAAATACAATGCTGACTTTTCGCGAGTACCATACAGATGCCTTCTATTTTATTGCAGTGCGTGAAACAGTGGGTGCCCCAGTAGGCTTAGACAAGGTAGCTGATGCATTGCGCAATCCAGTTTTTCCGCTTTATTTTGGCAGGAAATCTTGTCCTCCAGCTTTGCCCTTATCACCTCAAATATTACAAGGCACTTTGTCTGATGTTCTTTGCCAGGCTTTAGAACATGCTTTGCTGAATAATGACAGTCCACTTTTCACCCTATTATCTGGGGAAAATGACCTCTGTTATTGGGAGGGGGAACATGAAGGAATGACGGTGGTTGAAACCCGTCAGCGTAGCGATCAACCACTTAGTCGCCAACGTTGGCAATTTACCACTCGTCTCCAGCACTCAGGAAATATTAAGGGGGACGAGTAA
- the cas1e gene encoding type I-E CRISPR-associated endonuclease Cas1e, with product MSYIPLSPIPIKDRTSMIFLQYGQIDVIDGAFVLIDKTGIRTHIPLGSVACIMLEPGTRISHAAVRLAATTGTLLVWVGEAGVRMYASGQPGGARSDRLLYQAKLALDEELRLKVVRKMFELRFGEPAPSRRSVDQLRGIEGSRVRQTYSLLAKRYGVKWNGRRYDPKDWEKGDVVNQCISAATACLYGITEAAVLAAGYAPAIGFVHSGKPLSFVYDIADIIKFEGVVPVAFEIAARQPRSPNKEVRLACRDIFRSQKTLARLIPLIEEVLSAGEIPLPEPFVDAQPPAIPEPESLSDVGYRSKG from the coding sequence ATGAGTTATATTCCTTTAAGTCCTATCCCTATAAAAGATCGAACTTCTATGATCTTTTTGCAGTATGGGCAAATTGATGTAATCGATGGTGCTTTTGTCTTGATTGATAAAACGGGCATTCGAACTCATATTCCATTGGGTTCGGTTGCTTGCATCATGCTGGAGCCAGGAACCCGTATTTCTCACGCAGCAGTAAGGTTAGCCGCAACAACAGGTACATTGTTAGTTTGGGTAGGAGAAGCCGGAGTAAGAATGTATGCCAGTGGGCAGCCCGGGGGGGCACGTTCGGATCGTTTACTGTATCAGGCTAAATTGGCATTGGATGAAGAACTTCGTTTAAAAGTCGTGCGTAAAATGTTTGAGCTTCGCTTTGGCGAGCCAGCGCCAAGTCGACGTTCAGTAGATCAATTGCGTGGTATTGAAGGTTCAAGAGTTCGGCAAACATATAGCTTATTAGCTAAACGTTATGGTGTGAAGTGGAATGGTCGACGCTATGATCCCAAAGATTGGGAAAAAGGTGATGTTGTAAATCAGTGTATTAGTGCGGCAACTGCTTGCCTATATGGTATTACTGAGGCGGCTGTTCTGGCGGCAGGTTATGCTCCTGCTATTGGGTTTGTTCATTCAGGAAAGCCTCTGTCATTTGTTTATGATATTGCGGATATTATTAAATTTGAAGGTGTTGTTCCTGTTGCATTCGAGATAGCTGCTCGTCAACCACGATCTCCCAATAAAGAAGTTCGTCTTGCATGTCGAGATATTTTCCGTAGCCAAAAGACGCTTGCCCGTTTGATACCATTGATTGAGGAGGTTCTATCCGCAGGTGAAATCCCATTACCTGAACCTTTTGTTGATGCTCAACCTCCAGCAATACCTGAACCAGAATCATTAAGTGATGTGGGATACAGGAGTAAGGGATAA
- the cas6e gene encoding type I-E CRISPR-associated protein Cas6/Cse3/CasE, giving the protein MFFSRVKLDLSLLDQGMWQKWLTAQSYASHQWLWQLFPQIDKREFLFRHQASSSNVFFYVLSEQAPEIHHNLFQIETKPFNPQLAAGIRLFFSLRANPVVTRGGKRSDILMDAKYHAKKQGADRKEWRPIQENAALQWLKTQGERKGFQLDIENCRVVNYQQQRFVKPQSHKPIVFGSVDFEGELTVTEPELFQQMLKEGIGKSRSLGCGLMLIRRG; this is encoded by the coding sequence ATGTTTTTTTCACGGGTTAAACTAGATTTATCCTTGTTGGATCAAGGTATGTGGCAGAAATGGCTGACTGCCCAGTCTTATGCCAGCCACCAGTGGTTATGGCAGCTATTTCCGCAAATCGATAAACGTGAATTTTTATTTCGTCATCAGGCAAGTTCATCAAATGTATTTTTTTATGTGTTATCTGAGCAGGCACCAGAGATACATCACAATCTTTTTCAAATTGAAACTAAACCATTTAACCCTCAATTAGCTGCTGGTATAAGGCTATTTTTTTCATTGCGGGCGAACCCAGTGGTAACTCGGGGAGGGAAACGCAGTGATATATTGATGGATGCCAAATATCACGCCAAAAAACAGGGGGCTGATAGAAAAGAATGGAGGCCTATTCAGGAAAATGCTGCGTTACAATGGTTAAAAACGCAGGGTGAGCGAAAAGGTTTTCAACTCGATATCGAAAATTGTCGTGTGGTGAACTATCAACAGCAGCGCTTTGTTAAACCGCAAAGCCACAAACCCATTGTTTTTGGCAGCGTTGATTTTGAAGGGGAACTAACGGTGACGGAACCAGAATTGTTTCAACAAATGCTAAAAGAGGGCATCGGGAAGTCGCGTTCTTTAGGGTGTGGGTTGATGTTAATTCGTCGGGGATAG
- the casA gene encoding type I-E CRISPR-associated protein Cse1/CasA: MFSLISEPWLPVLNNAGERKKISPLQLADDAIIELDWPRADFQGAAYQLLIGMLQTACAPQDEEEWQTIWEEGLDPEKLRQGLDAIEPAMQFGKQKPSFLQDFSSLDVENSSIGGLLIDAPGGNALKLNKDHFVKRSCYVRFCPHCTAMALYTVQTNSPAAGAGFRTSMRGGGPITTLVMPQEQRQPLWKKLWLNIIPQGASLDISQYPLVFPWLAPTLSSESASNKVTPDNAHPLQAYWGMPRRLEVDFSTTESGECDLCGELHPGLLTQIRSKNYGVQYEAWLHPLSPYRKPLKDVTSPWLAVKGQSGGLAYKDWLGLMIESEDRFNHIRTAEVVRVHGDRDDVDIKTGLWCFGYDMDNAKARCWYEHRLPISFIPFSTLRLMESVSRQSIELATSSLPLLRQALKEAWFENPKEAKGDFSLIDIAFWQQTERDFRHLWFALMKHPDPVASESRSALRRWISDIEHYLFSAFDRQAFTNPEEVNDLHRILTARKRLDKEFNKQKILNLLRELSTERKEKTDV; this comes from the coding sequence ATGTTTTCATTAATCTCTGAACCTTGGTTGCCTGTGCTAAATAATGCAGGGGAACGTAAGAAAATATCACCGCTACAATTGGCTGATGATGCCATTATTGAACTCGATTGGCCGCGAGCAGATTTTCAAGGAGCAGCCTATCAGCTTCTTATTGGTATGCTACAAACCGCCTGTGCTCCACAAGATGAAGAAGAATGGCAAACGATATGGGAAGAGGGGCTTGATCCTGAAAAATTACGACAGGGGCTGGATGCTATTGAGCCAGCTATGCAGTTTGGTAAACAGAAACCTTCATTTTTGCAGGATTTCTCATCGCTTGACGTGGAGAATTCATCGATCGGTGGATTACTCATCGACGCTCCAGGTGGTAATGCGTTAAAACTGAACAAAGACCATTTTGTAAAGCGAAGTTGCTACGTACGTTTTTGCCCTCACTGTACCGCTATGGCGTTGTATACGGTACAAACCAATTCACCGGCTGCAGGGGCAGGATTCCGCACCAGCATGCGAGGCGGTGGACCCATAACAACATTAGTTATGCCTCAGGAACAGCGCCAGCCACTATGGAAAAAGTTATGGCTGAATATCATTCCTCAAGGCGCATCGCTGGATATTAGTCAATACCCATTAGTCTTTCCTTGGTTAGCACCGACTTTAAGTAGTGAAAGTGCATCAAATAAAGTTACACCCGATAATGCCCATCCTCTCCAAGCCTATTGGGGTATGCCGCGCCGACTTGAAGTTGACTTTTCCACTACGGAATCAGGTGAATGTGATCTATGTGGTGAACTGCATCCGGGCTTATTGACTCAAATACGGAGTAAAAATTATGGTGTGCAATATGAGGCTTGGTTGCATCCACTTTCACCTTACAGAAAACCATTGAAGGATGTGACTTCTCCTTGGTTGGCGGTAAAAGGGCAATCCGGAGGATTAGCTTATAAAGACTGGCTTGGTTTGATGATAGAAAGTGAAGATCGTTTTAACCATATTCGAACGGCAGAAGTCGTACGGGTTCATGGCGACCGCGACGATGTCGATATCAAAACTGGGTTGTGGTGTTTTGGATATGATATGGATAATGCCAAAGCGCGTTGTTGGTACGAGCATCGTTTACCTATCTCGTTTATCCCCTTCTCAACATTGCGTCTTATGGAATCGGTATCACGGCAATCCATTGAACTGGCTACCAGTAGTCTGCCTTTATTACGTCAAGCGTTGAAAGAAGCATGGTTTGAGAATCCAAAAGAAGCAAAAGGGGATTTTAGCCTGATAGATATCGCTTTTTGGCAACAAACAGAACGTGATTTTAGACACCTATGGTTTGCCTTAATGAAACATCCCGATCCGGTAGCCTCAGAATCACGTTCAGCCTTACGCCGTTGGATAAGTGATATTGAACACTATCTGTTTAGCGCATTTGACCGTCAGGCGTTTACCAACCCAGAAGAAGTCAATGATTTACACCGTATATTGACTGCCCGAAAAAGACTGGATAAAGAGTTTAATAAGCAGAAAATACTCAATTTGTTACGAGAGTTATCTACTGAGCGTAAGGAGAAAACCGATGTCTAG